The DNA segment NNNNNNNNNNNNNNNNNNNNNNNNNNNNNNNNNNNNNNNNNNNNNNNNNNNNNNNNNNNNNNNNNNNNNNNNNNNNNNNNNNNNNNNNNNNNNNNNNNNNNNNNNNNNNNNNNNNNNNNNNNNNNNNNNNNNNNNNNNNNNNNNNNNNNNNNNNNNNNNNNNNNNNNNNNNNNNNNNNNNNNNNNNNNNNNNNNNNNNNNNNNNNNNNNNNNNNNNNNNNNNNNNNNNNNNNNNNNNNNNNNNNNNNNNNNNNNNNNNNNNNNNNNNNNNNNNNNNNNNNNNNNNNNNNNNNNNNNNNNNNNNNNNNNNNNNNNNNNNNNNNNNNNNNNNNNNNNNNNNNNNNNNNNNNNNNNNNNNNNNNNNNNNNNNNNNNNNNNNNNNNNNNNNNNNNNNNNNNNNNNNNNNNNNNNNNNNNNNNNNNNNNNNNNNNNNNNNNNNNNNNNNNNNNNNNNNNNNNNNNNNNNNNNNNNNNNNNNNNNNNNNNNNNNNNNNNNNNNNNNNNNNNNNNNNNNNNNNNNNNNNNNNNNNNNNNNNNNNNNNNNNNNNNNNNNNNNNNNNNNNNNNNNNNNNNNNNNNNNNNNNNNNNNNNNNNNNNNNNNNNNNNNNNNNNNNNNNNNNNNNNNNNNNNNNNNNNNNNNNNNNNNNNNNNNNNNNNNNNNNNNNNNNNNNNNNNNNNNNNNNNNNNNNNNNNNNNNNNNNNNNNNNNNNNNNNNNNNNNNNNNNNNNNNNNNNNNNNNNNNNNNNNNNNNNNNNNNNNNNNNNNNNNNNNNNNNNNNNNNNNNNNNNNNNNNNNNNNNNNNNNNNNNNNNNNNNNNNNNNNNNNNNNNNNNNNNNNNNNNNNNNNNNNNNNNNNNNNNNNNNNNNNNNNNNNNNNNNNNNNNNNNNNNNNNNNNNNNNNNNNNNNNNNNNNNNNNNNNNNNNNNNNNNNNNNNNNNNNNNNNNNNNNNNNNNNNNNNNNNNNNNNNNNNNNNNNNNNNNNNNNNNNNNNNNNNNNNNNNNNNNNNNNNNNNNNNNNNNNNNNNNNNNNNNNNNNNNNNNNNNNNNNNNNNNNNNNNNNNNNNNNNNNNNNNNNNNNNNNNNNNNNNNNNNNNNNNNNNNNNNNNNNNNNNNNNNNNNNNNNNNNNNNNNNNNNNNNNNNNNNNNNNNNNNNNNNNNNNNNNNNNNNNNNNNNNNNNNNNNNNNNNNNNNNNNNNNNNNNNNNNNNNNAGCCCTTTCAAAACTGAATTATCGTTTCACATCTTATCCAGAAAACCTAATTTAGGGgaagttaaagttttcaaagttagcaaaccATCTAAAGCCCCACATGTAAAATTAGCTGTGCTGCTAGCGCATTATCAGATTAGCAGAGATCCCACCCCTGGACTAGGCCGTTCCAGCCCCYGAGTCTGATCTGAAACATCCCATAATRCTTCAGGCTRctgtcctgctggaaggtgaacctccRGCCCAGTCTCATCTGATTTTTCTCCATCTTGATGTTCCATCAGCTCTGATCAGCTTCTTCATCCCCacggcatgatgctgccaccaccgtgcctCACTGTGCAGGTGGTTTGTCACGCTGAACCAGAAAAAGCATTGGGAGACTTTGGCtccagttttctggaggtttgctTCGTCTCCTGGGTGGGTTCTGGTGAACAGAACCTCTCATCTTATGATGTCTCTGATGGAGGTCCAGGTGGTCCGTCCTGCTGGTCCGTCCTGCTGGTCCGTCCTCTTTCCATGTCCAGATGTTCATTGATCAGAGGTTTGATGGTCGAAGCCTGGATGTCGTTATAGAACCAAACCCGGCgttaaacagaaccagaacctcctcCTGACCTGCTGCTGGGTTCCGGTTCTCTGGAGAACCTctgaaaccagaaccagttgctgaaaccagaaccagctcctgaaaccagaaccagctgctgAGACCAGAACCAGTTTctgaaaccagaaccagtttctgaaaccagaaccagtttctgaaaccagaaccagttgctgaaaccagaaccagtttctgaaaccagaaccagttgctgaaaccagaaccagctgcGCCTGGACTGAGGCGTTGATTCCCAGGAGACCAGAACACGGCAGTCCTCTGTCATCTGCAGGAGACTAAAGTCCTGacgtttgacctctgacccctgaggGTTCTTCAGAGACAAAGGACACTCAGGCGTTTCTGGATGAGACGCTGTGTTGGTCTGTCCGGCTTATCAAACCCTATAAACTCCATTCCCTGAGGCCAGACACACTCGAGCTAAATGCCTCACCAGCTGCAGTCCAGTTCTGCTGAGCTCTGATAACGAGCCAATAATGGATCAATAATGGATCAATAATGGATGTCTGAGGGAGGcattaaaagctgcaggacggCGGGTCTTAGAGGAATCCTGCTTCAATCTGCTGTTTCATCACTGATGAATCAGAAATGATGAACAATTAGAAACCTTCAGTCTCTGCTCATATTGTGATCAGTGAGGTTACATTAGAGGAGTCATGCTCAGGgatgattaattttaattttaataattcatgtaGATCAGTTATGATGAGGATCCTGAAACTGGTTCCAGTTCAAATTCACCAGAAAAACCAACATATTCTCTAAAAGCCACCAAAACCTGAACGGTAAAGTAGATTTTAACCAAGAGCAACGTTCCTCCCTCTCAGCAGACCAACTGTGTCACCATGGCGAAGGTAGCACCGCTAATCCCTAGCATCGTGCTGCAGGacatggaggaggaggcggagccaGGTGACGTCACAGAGGGGCTCAGGTGAGTTTCTCTCAGTCCTGGCAGAAAGGAAGGGGAAACAGCAGGCCTGGATGGCCCTcctggccagcagggggcagtatCAGGGCTGGACCCTGATGTGTAGCTGTTTTCCAGGAGACCCCAAAGAGCCGGAGCTGGAGCTCTGTTCAACatcaacaacagcaacaacaacgaGGAAGAGGACGAGTAAGAAACATTCATTTAGATACAATTCATCAAGAAGACACCAGGTCACTAATATTTTAATCTGCTTCTcagggaggagaagaagagaaagaagaaagagaagaaagagaagagggagaaaagagaGTAAGTCTGACTGCTTTTCATCAGGACGGTGATGATTGATGTGGATTTCATCaaagttcagtttctgtctTCCTCAGGAAggaaaagcaggagaaaaaggagaggaaggagcagaaacagaaggagaaggaagagaaggagaaggagaaacagaaagagaaggagaagctggagaaagagaagaaggcCAAGGAGGAGGCGTAGGTTCACCGGAGCTCTGAAACCATGAAACGACGCCTCATGATTCACAGGCCgatgttttctgtctgcagggCGAGAGAGATCACAGTGATCGACCCAGCTGGGAACACGTACTACCACTGGctcttcatcatcaccatccCAGTCATGTACAACTGGACCCTGATCATAGCCAGGTACCAGACACAGCAGGGAAGCAAGGTCTGTCAGCATCAGGTTCCTGTAGAGTCCAGCTGAACACGAGGTACCATCTGGTCCAGTCAGTCTGAGACCGCAGCCAGACGAGGGTGGAGCGGTGCCTTCAGATCAGGAATGACTCGACTGAAGGAGTTTCTCTTGCTCAAACTGTAATATGCAGGCAACACCAGTCTGCCAAGGTGGAGATGACGGGAAATACCAGCACCTACTTCATCACGGGGCATTGACTCGAGAAGAGTCAAAGGTTGATCTGTATCCTCTGTCTGACTACGGTCCTGAACCAAACCAAGGAACTGGCTGACAGGAGGAGAGTAGAGAAGCCATCAGCTGAAACTAGCTCCATCTAACTGGGAGGGTAACATAAATGCAGTTTGAAAGTCCGTCCAAGCCTTTGACTGCCTCTAGTCAAGGCCAGTCAGTGGAAACCAGGAATACTCTAACACAGGGATGGTACATTCAAGCCCTACTTTTCACTGCCAGTCttagattcagctgttggagATGTTCACAGCTGGACCGTCTCCGGGTCTAACTGTCATATTCAAGAAGTCGTACACTGTGTCTGTTTTCAGGGCTTGTTTTGAGGAGCTTCAGACCGACTACCTGATCATGTGGTTCGTTGTGGACTTTATCTGTGACATCATTTATATCATGGACATGgttttcagaaccagaacaggtCTGAATGCACTCCGACTCATATAATCAAGCAATTGTTTTCACACCTGTGTACTAACGAAGCATACATGTGACCGTAGGTTACCTGGAGCAAGGTTTACTGGTGAAAGACGAGCAGAAACTGCGTGAACGTTACATGAAAACCTTCCAGTTCAAACTGGATTTGGTCTCCATGATTCCCACTGACATCCTGTACCTCATTCTTGGTGTCACCTACCCTGAGATCCGCCTCAACAAGCTTCTAAGGTTTAATAGGTAACCGAGACTCTCACTTGTTCATCAACATTTGAGTTTCTTGACACAAGTAGTGGGAAATGAATCCAAGCACAGATAAAATGCCGACCACCGTATTCATGGAAACAGTCTTAACACTTTATTATCTTAGAAAGTTCAAACTTCAGTTGGGTCCATTGGTGTCTCCACTGGACCCACGTTTTCAAATAATTCCCTTCAGCTAGCCATCATTCAGTCTCAAGATCATTATAGGTAAATCTTTGTgataatattgctgaaaaatgtAATCCATACACCTTCAGCTCCGAAGTTGGGACCACAGTGTGCAGGGGTGGGTTTAGTCCATAATGTAGTCAGCCCTGTTTTACTCCAGCAGGAGCTTCTAACTTCTGGATCTCTGAACCGGTTTCACTTCCTGTGCCTCCATTTCAGGATGATGGAGTTCTTCCAGCGCACTGAGACCAGAACCAATTACCCCAATGCTCTACGCATCTCCAACCTTGTCATGTACATTCTCATCATCATCCACTGGAATGCCTGCCTCTACTACTCCTTCTCCAAAGCCATCGGTAGGGCATGTTGCACATGTTGGTTCCTCTGAAATGTCTTTGTAATTTATTCTAACTCTACTTACCAATTTTTCCCTTCAGGTTTTGGTTCTGACAGGTTCGTGTATCCTGACCCGACGGATCCTGAGTTTGGCCGTCTGGTGAGGAAGTATGCCTACAGTATGTACTGGTCCACGCTAACGCTCACCACCATTGGAGAAACGCCGCCCCCTGTGGAGAACTCAGAGTACTTCTTTGTTGTGACGGACTTCCTGGTGGGTTATTCCTCACAGAACCATTGTTTCTATTTGCCTTTATTCCTAGTTCTGTAATATTGGTGTGTGTTATCCATCTTTATGTCTTACTTCATAAAGATGGATGTCTGTGAAAATGCACCTTCCCTGATAAAAGCTTGAAGCTTTGTTTCAGCTTGTGGTTCCGGATGCGACACAGAAATCCTAAACTCTTATCAAAGCAATGTGAAGTCTAAAGACCGAGCTGTCAGAAATTATATAAATGGCTTGTTCCTGTTCTCCAGGTGGGTGTGCTGATTTTTGCCACCATTGTCGGTAACGTTGGCTCGATGATCACTAACATGAACGCTGCCAGAGCCGACTTCCAGGCCCGGATCGACGCCATCAAGCAGTACATGAGTTTCCGAAAGGTGGAGTTTCCTCTTCATGGGCTTCTCATTCCGTAAATCTATTCAAAGTTATCTACTTGAAGGAACTGGTTTGGGAGATCTTCCAACATTTGTAAAGTTAATCAGCAAACATCCTTAAACATCTGTACCTGTGAACCATAACTGTATTTCTTCTTGTCAAGGTAATGGACTTATTCtaaaaccttttcttcttcctctgtagGTAACTAAAGACCTGGAAAAGCGAGTGATTAAGTGGTTTGACTTCCTGTGGACCAATAAGAAGGCTGTGGATGAGCGAGAGGTTCTGAAGTACCTTCCTGACAAGCTAAGGGCTGAGATCGCCATCAACGTACATCTGGACACCCTGAAGAAGGTCAGTTCCTGCTTCAGGTTCCTCTTTAGACGGAAGGATACAGACCTTTGGTAAAGATTCCTCTGGTTGCTTCTGCAGGTCCGGATCTTTGCGGACTGCGAGGCTGGTCTGTTGGTGGAGCTGGTGCTGAAGCTGCAGCCGCAGGTCTTCAGTCCAGGAGACTACATCTGCAAGAAGGGTGATATCGGCAGGGAGATGTACATCATCAAGGAAGGGAAGCTGGCTGTGGTTGCTGATGATGGGATCACACAGTTTGTTGTTCTAAGTGAAGGAAGTTACTTCGGGGAGATCAGTATCCTGGCTATCAAAGGTGAGAGGTCATGATGGACCGGAGGTCTCTCCTACTGAACCACTAGAAACCCTTCCTCTTGGTGTCAACAGGTAGTAAGGCAGGAAACAGGAGGACAGCTAACATCAGGAGCATCGGGTACTCCGACCTCTTCTGTCTTTCCAAAGACGACCTGATGGAGGCGCTGACAGAGTATCCAGACGCTAAAGCTCTGCTGGAGGAGAAGGGACGGCAGATTCTGATGAAGGATGGACTGCTGGATCTGGAGGTATGGCCACAGGATGTGGCTTAGGGCACGTGGCTACTAAAGTGTTCctgaaagtaaaatattctCTATTGGTCCACTAGTTGGCAGCCCAGGGCCCAGACCCCAAAGAGATCGAGGACAAGGTGGACAGGATGACGAGCAACCTGGACACGCTGCAGACCCAGTACGCCCGGCTGCTGGCAGAACACGATGCGACTCACAGCAAACTCAAACACAGAGTCACCCGGCTGGAGAAGAAGCTGGCGCCGCCACGGGAGGACGCACCTGGTGATGCTCCGCCCCCTCCCACACCTGAGACcaccaaagaagaagagaagaaataaGAAGATGGTGGAGGACAGAAGAACTTGAGTTTTAGTTTGAGGATAAAAGGACTTGAAGGAGACGAGAAATTAGATGAATCCATGAATTCAACAAGattcaaattaaagttaataaatatgtaattgtgGATCCTTAGATTTAAAGTCCTCTGAGTTAACGACTGTACAGTATTAATGCCCCGGTGCTGAGGAGCCCAGGGAACACGTCCTGTTGGAAAGGAGCGAATCCTGAAGGACGCAGCTGTCCAGAGGAGAAGGTTTCACCTGCATGTAGTGTTTCTTCCTCATGTCTGAGACTAATTACAACCCAAACTGTTGTAATTACTATGTAACATGTGAAACAGTACATTGGCTGCTAGCTTGTCTGAACGTAGTGCAGAATCTTCACCCTGAGACCTGAAAGCCAGTCGGTCTGAGGTTCATCCAGAACTGCCTGAGCGCTACAAACCCTCTAGATTTAAGAACATGAATTCAACCTATGTCCACTTTTTCCAGGCATGCTTTAGTTTCCCGTTTATCTgctgcagaccagaaccagagaccTGTTCCTCCTGACCCAGGTGGATTCAGAACCAGGTCTTCTGGGCTTTAACTGATGCTTCCTAATGATGCAACATGTGATGGAGAAACTgtgctgaaataaatatattttataagaaaGTTAACACCGGCTGCTGTTCATTTCATATCCTGCTAAATACTATAGATAGAAAAACTACAAGCATGAGCATggaaaacagcatttaaataaaacattttagcttatGTTTTGTAATAATGACTGAAAACCCGATtagattttattgtaaaaatatttaatataacatCTTCCCCAGCTTTCTGTGCCCTCCCTAGCGCCCCCTGGCGGCCCCGATTTGAAAAACTCTAGTCAAATGAAGTAGGTTCACTAACTTCCACCAGACGGAGAATCAGGGTGCACTTAGTTTGCCAGATGAAGTTGGTTTTACTGCAGGGAAAcagatttattcagatttatttacccagcagagaaacacacaTGCGCAGATACAGAATGACACGTCACAGATTGTGTCTTCAAGCGCGAGATGGGTAGAGTTATGGGAGACGTAGTTCCAACCTCACCAGTGGTCTATGAGGATCCACCCCATAAAGAACTACAAGGCCCAGCATGCCCCTGCCGGTCAGTGCGCATGCGCAGCGGTGAGCGGCATCCAGCGgctgctctcctctctgctgaggtgagttttccttctttctgcggctcttctgtttgtttctgagctccgaggctgaagctgctgctgccgctgcttcGGCTAACTGCTCTGTATGTGCTTATGAGGCGGTTACCGCCGGGGTTCGGCTGGTTCCGACGGCTCTCATCCGAACCTCAACGGCTGTTAGCTTGTCTCTGTTAGCCTGGCTGACAGGTAGTGTGACCCCGCTGGTTTAAGCCGGTTCCGAGAAGAAACGGCCCGGTCCGGGACAGAGGTAGAACCCAGGCTGGTGGTGGGGTCCATGTGGAGCCGAACCGAGCCCAGTTTCAGGTCCACACACACCTGGCGCATGCGCACTGGTCCAGTTAGCTGTAACCCCAGGTTTTTCTGTCTGTACAGTCTGGAGGCGTTGCCATGGAACCGGCCTGGAGACAGCAGGGCAGGGGTCGGGGCCGGGCTCAGGAGGGTCAAGGTGAGAGGCCCCGCCCCCTGCAGAAGGACAGGCCCGGGGTCCCAGCAGGACGGGGAGAGAAGACGAACCCTGGACCTGCCAAAGGTGATGAAGATCTGGGAGCCCTGTGGGTCAGAACCAGTCCAGGACCTCAACTGTATCCCTCTCTACGCAGGTGAGTCCGTACAGTCCAAGTTCGAGGAGATCCGGAGGTCCAACCAGGCCGCAGCCCAGCGCCTGGTGGAGAGCCGGgtcagctcctcttcctccgatGAAGATaatgacgacgatgatgatgatggagacGGACAGAGAGGAAGGATCCTGGA comes from the Poecilia reticulata strain Guanapo unplaced genomic scaffold, Guppy_female_1.0+MT scaffold_224, whole genome shotgun sequence genome and includes:
- the cnga1b gene encoding cyclic nucleotide-gated channel rod photoreceptor subunit alpha, with amino-acid sequence MAKVAPLIPSIVLQDMEEEAEPGDVTEGLRRPQRAGAGALFNINNSNNNEEEDEEEKKRKKKEKKEKREKREKEKQEKKERKEQKQKEKEEKEKEKQKEKEKLEKEKKAKEEAAREITVIDPAGNTYYHWLFIITIPVMYNWTLIIARACFEELQTDYLIMWFVVDFICDIIYIMDMVFRTRTGYLEQGLLVKDEQKLRERYMKTFQFKLDLVSMIPTDILYLILGVTYPEIRLNKLLRFNRMMEFFQRTETRTNYPNALRISNLVMYILIIIHWNACLYYSFSKAIGFGSDRFVYPDPTDPEFGRLVRKYAYSMYWSTLTLTTIGETPPPVENSEYFFVVTDFLVGVLIFATIVGNVGSMITNMNAARADFQARIDAIKQYMSFRKVTKDLEKRVIKWFDFLWTNKKAVDEREVLKYLPDKLRAEIAINVHLDTLKKVRIFADCEAGLLVELVLKLQPQVFSPGDYICKKGDIGREMYIIKEGKLAVVADDGITQFVVLSEGSYFGEISILAIKGSKAGNRRTANIRSIGYSDLFCLSKDDLMEALTEYPDAKALLEEKGRQILMKDGLLDLELAAQGPDPKEIEDKVDRMTSNLDTLQTQYARLLAEHDATHSKLKHRVTRLEKKLAPPREDAPGDAPPPPTPETTKEEEKK